A region of Paenimyroides aestuarii DNA encodes the following proteins:
- a CDS encoding STAS-like domain-containing protein, with the protein MENILIKVLDFTEYPDVRYIEQDENSGEQFYYDVVKPNYEKAISENKILLVDLDNTAGYASSFLDEAFGNLVYDFEYKNIISHLKIKSEQEPDWEEIILNEILPSWKKKYEKGNPRKEVK; encoded by the coding sequence ATGGAGAACATTTTAATTAAAGTTTTAGATTTTACAGAATATCCTGACGTTAGATATATCGAGCAGGATGAAAACTCTGGAGAACAATTTTATTATGATGTTGTAAAACCTAATTACGAAAAAGCAATTTCAGAAAATAAAATTTTACTTGTAGATTTAGATAACACTGCTGGTTATGCATCTTCTTTTTTAGATGAAGCGTTTGGTAATTTAGTATATGATTTTGAATATAAAAACATTATTAGTCATTTAAAAATTAAATCAGAGCAAGAACCTGATTGGGAAGAAATAATTTTAAACGAAATTTTACCATCTTGGAAGAAAAAATATGAAAAGGGTAATCCTAGAAAAGAGGTTAAATGA
- the ltrA gene encoding group II intron reverse transcriptase/maturase: protein MITRVVQPFQLQKALEHVIANKGNAGVDGVSIRELRKVFSEKKLQLIEAIKQGNYQVQPILGIEIPKENGKTRLLGVPTTTERVLQQAVAQTIAPLFEPEFSNYSYGFRPHKNARQAVGQARDYIHSGLNHIVDIDLKNFFDEVDHCLLLNLIYQKVKCKVTMQLIRKWLRAPIKINGKLRKRRKGVPQGSPLSPLMSNILLHQLDKEMTRRGHKFVRYADDFSIYSKSHNQAQATRVVIEKFLKDKLKLTINEEKSGIRKPVNFTILGFGFVPTYEKGSKNQYQFIVAEKAWKKLKERLKTITRKTTPATFEERIAKIKEVQRGWLNYFQGTSILGKLRDLDGWLRNRLRYCIWHHWKKPERKRKNLIRLGASQDHAYAWSRTRNALHSRTPIKQ from the coding sequence ATGATAACAAGAGTAGTACAACCTTTTCAACTTCAAAAAGCATTGGAACACGTGATTGCCAATAAAGGCAATGCGGGTGTTGATGGTGTTTCTATCCGAGAACTCCGTAAGGTGTTTTCTGAAAAGAAACTACAACTGATTGAAGCAATCAAACAAGGCAACTACCAAGTACAACCCATTTTAGGTATTGAAATTCCCAAGGAAAACGGAAAAACCCGATTATTGGGCGTTCCAACTACTACAGAACGTGTGTTGCAACAAGCCGTAGCACAAACTATTGCACCGCTTTTTGAACCCGAATTTAGTAATTACAGCTATGGATTTAGACCTCACAAAAATGCCCGACAAGCCGTTGGACAAGCACGAGACTACATCCATTCAGGATTAAACCACATTGTGGATATCGACCTGAAAAATTTCTTTGACGAAGTTGACCACTGTTTATTACTGAATTTAATCTATCAAAAAGTGAAATGCAAAGTTACGATGCAACTGATACGCAAATGGCTCAGAGCACCGATTAAAATCAATGGAAAGCTACGCAAACGAAGAAAAGGCGTTCCGCAAGGTTCTCCCTTAAGTCCACTAATGTCAAACATCTTACTCCATCAATTGGATAAAGAAATGACCCGAAGAGGACACAAATTTGTACGTTATGCGGATGATTTTAGTATTTACAGCAAAAGCCACAATCAAGCCCAAGCTACAAGAGTGGTGATTGAAAAGTTTCTCAAGGACAAACTCAAATTGACTATAAATGAAGAAAAGAGCGGTATAAGAAAACCCGTCAACTTCACGATTTTAGGATTTGGGTTCGTACCTACGTATGAAAAAGGAAGCAAGAATCAATACCAATTCATAGTAGCCGAAAAGGCGTGGAAGAAACTAAAAGAACGACTTAAAACAATTACCCGAAAAACCACACCTGCCACCTTTGAAGAGCGTATTGCCAAGATAAAAGAAGTGCAACGCGGATGGCTGAACTATTTTCAAGGCACAAGTATTTTAGGCAAATTACGCGATTTAGATGGTTGGTTACGCAACCGACTGCGCTACTGCATTTGGCATCATTGGAAGAAACCCGAAAGGAAAAGGAAAAACCTGATTCGATTGGGCGCCAGCCAAGACCACGCCTATGCTTGGAGCAGAACACGAAATGCTTTGCATTCACGAACACCAATAAAACAATAA